From the Montipora capricornis isolate CH-2021 chromosome 2, ASM3666992v2, whole genome shotgun sequence genome, one window contains:
- the LOC138039231 gene encoding uncharacterized protein: MAFVSKDPVIFRYTARGGGYVEVPRTVNPYKVLQVRYNASRCEIKAAFRKYANRCRRQDRAMASLSYSILQSKVERYRKINDHSFEVIKEDDVIVLAAVGDTDRLLAQLSKRKGLLSSKDEHGHNLLYLTCRSGFYDTSDALLKMGVPVNETQVDGSSPLHAASFYGQRLVVELLLGYGADLTIKNRWGNTAADEAVSEVLKQVIHLHKHDRILETMSALRERGLVSGFRQVRHEGKVVGKEAIRHYDAFDQQTRRVLSSLKNKWMTTWHGTKAKNLESILRYGIKPSGSKLPDGSVIRPPSNHYQPNETHFGVPNWANAIFVSPSIAYASHPCYSENIFSGKEKWCILIKALINPDAFASYQPTVFNYDPIDGEPDTPEYRVGATSECKIFRVESASNVVVMSVVFISRAFLENTENLTFNDLRSLFCS; this comes from the coding sequence ATGGCATTTGTAAGTAAAGATCCAGTAATATTTCGATACACCGCTCGTGGTGGAGGATACGTAGAAGTCCCTCGAACCGTAAACCCTTATAAAGTGCTTCAGGTGAGGTACAATGCATCTCGTTGTGAAATCAAAGCAGCATTCAGGAAATATGCAAATCGTTGCCGAAGGCAAGATCGTGCTATGGCTTCTCTCTCTTATAGTATTCTCCAGTCAAAAGTGGAGCGATATCGAAAGATAAATGATCATTCCTTTGAAGTTATCAAGGAGGATGATGTTATCGTATTAGCGGCTGTTGGCGACACGGACAGACTTCTTGCCCAATTATCCAAGCGTAAGGGTTTACTTTCCAGCAAGGATGAACACGGACACAACCTTCTGTATCTCACTTGTCGTTCCGGCTTCTACGATACAAGTGATGCCCTTCTGAAAATGGGTGTTCCTGTAAACGAGACGCAGGTTGATGGAAGCAGTCCTCTCCATGCTGCTTCCTTCTATGGACAACGACTCGTTGTTGAACTTCTTCTTGGTTATGGAGCAGATTTAACGATTAAAAACAGATGGGGTAATACAGCAGCAGATGAAGCAGTGTCTGAAGTGCTGAAACAAGTTATCCATTTGCACAAACATGACCGCATTTTGGAGACGATGTCCGCGTTGAGGGAAAGAGGTCTCGTGAGTGGGTTTCGTCAGGTTAGACACGAAGGTAAAGTAGTTGGAAAAGAGGCCATTCGCCATTATGATGCGTTTGATCAACAAACGAGGCGCGTTCTTTCTTCTCTCAAGAACAAGTGGATGACTACATGGCATGGGACAAAAGCTAAGAACTTAGAATCGATTTTACGCTATGGAATTAAACCTAGTGGATCAAAACTTCCGGATGGTTCTGTAATCAGGCCACCTAGTAATCATTATCAACCGAACGAAACCCACTTCGGCGTGCCTAACTGGGCCAATGCCATATTTGTGTCGCCCAGCATTGCTTATGCGTCCCATCCCTGCTACTCTGAGAATATTTTCTCTGGAAAAGAAAAGTGGTGTATCTTGATCAAGGCTTTGATCAATCCAGACGCTTTCGCATCGTACCAACCAACCGTTTTCAACTATGATCCAATTGATGGTGAGCCCGATACTCCTGAGTATCGCGTAGGTGCTACTTCCGAGTGTAAAATCTTTCGAGTTGAGAGTGCTTCTAACGTGGTCGTCATGTCGGTCGTTTTCATTTCCCGTGCGTTTTTGGAGAACACTGAAAATCTTACCTTTAATGATCTGAGGTCCTTGTTTTGCTCGTAA